In a genomic window of Microterricola viridarii:
- the glnA gene encoding type I glutamate--ammonia ligase, giving the protein MDKQRDFVLRTIEERGVKFIRLWFTDVVGTLKSVAIAPAEVEGAFTEGLGFDGSAIEGLTRTYESDLLAHPDPSTFQILPWRGDVDPTARMFCDISTPDGAPAVADPRNVLKRTLAKAADRGFTFYTHPEIEFYLLKSSKYGKNGPIPVDSAGYFDNVPGGTAHDFRRSSVRMLEDLGISVEFSHHEAGPGQNEIDLRYADALTTADNIMTFRTVIKEVAIEQGVYATFMPKPFSDHPGSGMHTHLSLFEGDANAFYEPGAQYQLSKTGRHFIAGLLKHAPEITAVTNQFVNSYKRLWGGDEAPSFVCWGHNNRSALIRVPLYKPNKGQSARIEYRAIDSAANPYLSFSLMLAAGLKGIEEEYELPEEAEDNVWSLSDTERRALGYAQLPASLDHAIQYMEESELVAETLGEQVFNYVLLNKRKEWREYRNQVTPFELRNNLEIL; this is encoded by the coding sequence ATGGACAAGCAGCGTGACTTCGTTCTTCGGACCATTGAGGAACGGGGCGTCAAATTCATCCGCCTGTGGTTCACCGACGTCGTCGGCACGCTGAAGTCGGTGGCCATCGCCCCGGCCGAGGTGGAGGGCGCGTTCACGGAGGGCCTCGGATTCGACGGCTCCGCGATCGAGGGCCTCACCCGCACCTACGAGTCTGACCTGCTCGCGCACCCAGACCCCAGCACCTTCCAGATCCTGCCCTGGCGGGGCGACGTCGACCCGACCGCGCGCATGTTTTGCGACATCAGCACGCCCGACGGGGCGCCGGCCGTCGCCGACCCGCGCAACGTGCTCAAGCGCACGCTGGCGAAGGCGGCCGACCGCGGCTTCACCTTCTACACGCACCCCGAGATCGAGTTCTACCTGCTGAAGTCCTCGAAGTACGGCAAGAACGGTCCGATCCCGGTCGACTCGGCCGGCTACTTCGACAACGTTCCGGGCGGAACCGCGCACGACTTCCGCCGCAGCTCCGTGCGGATGCTGGAGGACCTCGGCATCTCGGTCGAGTTCAGCCACCACGAGGCGGGCCCCGGCCAGAACGAGATCGACCTCCGCTACGCGGACGCGCTGACCACCGCCGACAACATCATGACGTTCCGCACGGTCATCAAGGAGGTCGCGATCGAGCAGGGCGTCTACGCCACGTTCATGCCGAAGCCCTTCTCCGACCACCCCGGCTCGGGCATGCACACGCACCTGTCCCTGTTCGAGGGCGACGCCAACGCCTTCTACGAGCCGGGCGCGCAGTACCAGCTCTCCAAGACCGGCCGCCACTTCATCGCCGGCCTGCTCAAGCACGCGCCCGAGATCACCGCCGTCACGAACCAGTTCGTGAACTCCTACAAGCGGCTCTGGGGCGGCGACGAGGCGCCCAGCTTCGTCTGCTGGGGGCACAACAACCGCTCCGCGCTCATCCGGGTGCCGCTGTACAAGCCGAACAAGGGCCAGAGCGCGCGCATTGAATACCGTGCCATCGACTCCGCCGCGAACCCATACCTCTCCTTCTCGCTCATGCTGGCCGCCGGCCTCAAGGGCATCGAGGAGGAGTACGAACTGCCGGAGGAGGCCGAGGACAACGTCTGGAGCCTGAGCGACACCGAGCGCCGCGCGCTCGGCTACGCCCAGCTGCCGGCCAGCCTCGACCACGCCATCCAGTACATGGAGGAGTCGGAGCTCGTCGCCGAGACGCTGGGGGAGCAGGTGTTCAACTACGTGCTGCTCAACAAGCGCAAGGAGTGGCGGGAGTACCGCAACCAGGTGACCCCGTTCGAGCTGCGCAACAACCTCGAGATCCTCTAG